Proteins from a genomic interval of Channa argus isolate prfri chromosome 11, Channa argus male v1.0, whole genome shotgun sequence:
- the ido1 gene encoding indoleamine 2,3-dioxygenase 1 isoform X1 gives MAAAKTDPQTPFSLDSYHVSKELGFILPEPLEELPPYYKPWMDITLRIPELVYSHELRSNIDKMPLLSSNFLQKHRELRLAHLALSMMTMGYVWQEGENDTVEILPCNLAVPYWEVSQRLGLPPILTHADGVLANWKKKDPEGPFNMENLELLVSLPGGDSVRGFFLVTLLVELAGVPAVRVKITPYVLNIGTVINSVRCGDTEAVARALEDIAQSIQDMTDTLKLMQVYVEPSIFYGVLRIYLSGWKDNPCMPKGLIYEGVQTEPMEFSGGSAAQSSLLHCFDELLGIKHEAKSGDFLTRMRNYMPPAHKELIEDISLQPSLRNFVQQQTNEHLNQAFHLCVTKLLAFRSYHISIVSRFITVPAARARQLRNESHGLEEDMISRAPTALEERGTGGSGIMTFLKSVRDQTKNVFLFETGKDMNL, from the exons ATGGCTGCTGCTAAAACAGACCCCCAAACTCCTTTCTCTTTGGACTCCTATCATGTTTCCAAGGAGCTTGGCTTCATCCTTCCTGAGCCACTG GAAGAGCTTCCACCTTACTACAAACCATGGATGGATATCACCCTGCGGATCCCCGAGCTTGTGTACTCTCATGAGTTGCGCTCCAATATTGATAAG ATGCCTCTGCTGAGCAGCAACTTTCTGCAGAAACACCGGGAGTTACGACTGGCCCACCTGGCTCTTAGTATGATGACAATGGGTTACGTGTGGCAGGAGGGAGAGAACGACACAGTTGAG ATATTGCCATGTAACCTTGCTGTTCCATACTGGGAGGTGTCACAGCGATTAGGACTTCCCCCAATTCTCACCCATGCAGATGGAGTGTTGGCTAATTGGAAAAAGAAGGATCCCGAAGG CCCCTTTAACATGGA GAACCTGGAGCTGCTGGTCAGCCTCCCAGGTGGAGATAGTGTTCGAGGTTTCTTCCTGGTCACTCTGCTGGTGGAACTGGCAGGGGTCCCTGCTGTGAGGGTGAAGATCACACCATATGttctt AACATTGGCACAGTGATCAATAGTGTAAGGTGTGGTGACACTGAGGCTGTGGCCAGAGCCCTGGAGGACATCGCTCAGTCTATACAGGACATGACAGACACACTCAAGTTGATGCAAG TGTATGTGGAGCCTTCAATCTTCTATGGTGTTTTGAGGATCTACCTGTCTGG GTGGAAGGACAACCCCTGTATGCCAAAAGGTTTGATCTACGAAGGGGTCCAGACAGAACCCATGGAGTTTTCGGGGGGCAGTGCTGCACAGAGCAGCCTACTGCACTGCTTTGATGAACTTCTGGGGATCAAACATGAAGCAAAAAGTG GTGACTTTCTAACTCGCATGAGGAACTACATGCCACCTGCTCACAAGGAACTGATTGAGGACATCTCTTTGCAACCCTCCCTAAGGAATTTCGTTCAGCAGCAGACCAATGAGCACCTAAACCAGGCCTTTCATCTTTGTGTCACAAAACTGTTGGCTTTTCGCAGCTATCACATCAGCATTGTCAGCCGCTTCATCACTGTACCCGCTGCCCGGGCACGACAACTCCGTAACGAGAGTCACGGCTTAGAGGAGGATATGATCAGCAGAGCACCCACAGCACTGGAGGAAAGGGGCACTGGTGGCTCTGGCATCATGACCTTTCTTAAAAGTGTGAGAgaccaaacaaaaaatgtcttccTATTTGAGACAGGCAAAGACATGAATTTGTGA
- the ido1 gene encoding indoleamine 2,3-dioxygenase 1 isoform X2 has protein sequence MAAAKTDPQTPFSLDSYHVSKELGFILPEPLEELPPYYKPWMDITLRIPELVYSHELRSNIDKMPLLSSNFLQKHRELRLAHLALSMMTMGYVWQEGENDTVEILPCNLAVPYWEVSQRLGLPPILTHADGVLANWKKKDPEGPFNMENLELLVSLPGGDSVRGFFLVTLLVELAGVPAVRNIGTVINSVRCGDTEAVARALEDIAQSIQDMTDTLKLMQVYVEPSIFYGVLRIYLSGWKDNPCMPKGLIYEGVQTEPMEFSGGSAAQSSLLHCFDELLGIKHEAKSGDFLTRMRNYMPPAHKELIEDISLQPSLRNFVQQQTNEHLNQAFHLCVTKLLAFRSYHISIVSRFITVPAARARQLRNESHGLEEDMISRAPTALEERGTGGSGIMTFLKSVRDQTKNVFLFETGKDMNL, from the exons ATGGCTGCTGCTAAAACAGACCCCCAAACTCCTTTCTCTTTGGACTCCTATCATGTTTCCAAGGAGCTTGGCTTCATCCTTCCTGAGCCACTG GAAGAGCTTCCACCTTACTACAAACCATGGATGGATATCACCCTGCGGATCCCCGAGCTTGTGTACTCTCATGAGTTGCGCTCCAATATTGATAAG ATGCCTCTGCTGAGCAGCAACTTTCTGCAGAAACACCGGGAGTTACGACTGGCCCACCTGGCTCTTAGTATGATGACAATGGGTTACGTGTGGCAGGAGGGAGAGAACGACACAGTTGAG ATATTGCCATGTAACCTTGCTGTTCCATACTGGGAGGTGTCACAGCGATTAGGACTTCCCCCAATTCTCACCCATGCAGATGGAGTGTTGGCTAATTGGAAAAAGAAGGATCCCGAAGG CCCCTTTAACATGGA GAACCTGGAGCTGCTGGTCAGCCTCCCAGGTGGAGATAGTGTTCGAGGTTTCTTCCTGGTCACTCTGCTGGTGGAACTGGCAGGGGTCCCTGCTGTGAGG AACATTGGCACAGTGATCAATAGTGTAAGGTGTGGTGACACTGAGGCTGTGGCCAGAGCCCTGGAGGACATCGCTCAGTCTATACAGGACATGACAGACACACTCAAGTTGATGCAAG TGTATGTGGAGCCTTCAATCTTCTATGGTGTTTTGAGGATCTACCTGTCTGG GTGGAAGGACAACCCCTGTATGCCAAAAGGTTTGATCTACGAAGGGGTCCAGACAGAACCCATGGAGTTTTCGGGGGGCAGTGCTGCACAGAGCAGCCTACTGCACTGCTTTGATGAACTTCTGGGGATCAAACATGAAGCAAAAAGTG GTGACTTTCTAACTCGCATGAGGAACTACATGCCACCTGCTCACAAGGAACTGATTGAGGACATCTCTTTGCAACCCTCCCTAAGGAATTTCGTTCAGCAGCAGACCAATGAGCACCTAAACCAGGCCTTTCATCTTTGTGTCACAAAACTGTTGGCTTTTCGCAGCTATCACATCAGCATTGTCAGCCGCTTCATCACTGTACCCGCTGCCCGGGCACGACAACTCCGTAACGAGAGTCACGGCTTAGAGGAGGATATGATCAGCAGAGCACCCACAGCACTGGAGGAAAGGGGCACTGGTGGCTCTGGCATCATGACCTTTCTTAAAAGTGTGAGAgaccaaacaaaaaatgtcttccTATTTGAGACAGGCAAAGACATGAATTTGTGA